A region of the Candidatus Bathyarchaeota archaeon genome:
GAAGTCTTTCTACGCTTATTTTACCCTTTTCTTTTAAAGAATTCTTATCATATAAAAAAGTAGAGGTAAAGAAGATAATTCCAACTACAAAAGAAAATGAAGTTAAGAATTTGTTAAGGATTTATTTAAGGGACGGGGGATTTCCTGATTTATTTTTTACTAATGTGGAGCGAAAAAATTTTTTTAGGGATTACATAGATCTAGTAATTTTTAGAGATATAATTGAGAGGTTTAAAATTAAAGGATCTTATTTAATCAAGTTGATGATAGCTAATATGCTATCATCATTTTCAAGCGAGTTTTCCATAAATAAATTGTTTAATACATTAAAGTCGCAAGGAATAAAAATAAGCAAAAAAACCCTTTATTCATATGCTTCTGCATTAGAAGATGTTATGTTTTGCTTCTTTTTACGAAAATTTTCCATTTCACCTAGAAAAATAATGCTATCTATACCAAAGATTTATTTCAATGATACAGGGTTGATAACTAACACATTAATAAGTTTTGAAGATAACATAGGTAAGCTTATGGAAAATTTGGTTTTTCTTGAATTAAAAAGAAGAGAAGAGATGGGAGAGATGTCAACTCCATATTACTGGAGAGATTATCAAGGAAGCGAAGCGGATTTCTTTATAAGTAAACCAATTAATCAACTGATTCAAGTTACTTACGCTTCTAATAAGGATGAGATTGAGAAGAGAGAGTTTAAATCCTTAATAAAAGCTTCTAAAGAATTAAAATGCAATAATCTACTAATAATTACTTGGGATTATGAAGACGAATTTAAAACTCAAAATAAAAAAATTAAGTGCACACCCTTGTGGAAATGGTTATTAAGCATTCAATAAGTTTTAGATTCAATTAATTTATATATTTTAAAATTTTGCTTGATCTTCTTTAAAATCAGAGATTAAAAGCTTTAATGGAAAACAAGTTTATAGAAATACTAGAGAAAATTAAGGTTTAAAAATTCAATTAAGAAATCCTTCGTTTTATAGAGAGAATAGCTTTAATAGAAGCTAGAGTAAAAATGTAAAATGCGTTAAACTTTATGATTGTCACAAATTTTCAAAATTAAATGAAGGCTTTATAAGAGGTTATTTCATGTTTGATGAAGAAGAATATTATAGATGGATGAAAGCTTCTATAAAAACGTTGGAATCTACAAGCGGAGATCTTAACAGAGGCGATTATAACTGGCATGTTTTAAAGCTCATCGATCAGCAGAATTTGCGGTTAAAGCTTTGCTTTACGGATTTAGGGTTACCTGCCTATGGATATAGCGTATCTAAGCTTTTAATGAAGATGCCGAAAAAATTTAAAATTCAACAAGTGCTTCAAGAAGCAAAAACTTTAGATAAATATACTATATTCCAACTAGATATCCTAATGCTTGGGTTGAAGGAAGCCCAGAAGATTATTACACAAAAGATGAAGAAAGCAATTAAATGTGCAAAAAAGCTTATTGAATGGATTGAAAGCTTATGGAAATTATTAAAAAAGAAGGAAACTAACGAAGGAAGCTGTTAAAACAGCGTTTAAATGAGTAGCGAAGCTTCCATTTAAAGCTACAGCAATTCTTATTGAATCATTACTAGAGGAGATTTTAATCTTTGGAGCGATATAGATGTTCTGCTTTTATCAGAAAATTTTAAGGAAAAACCTATAGATAGGCTTAACACCTTAAGATATTCCACTAGATTTTCAAGTTATTCCATTAACTCTAAAAGAGTTTTGAAAAACTTTTAATTAAAAAATCCTATAGCTGTAGAAGCTGTAAACTCAGGGATAATTATTAAAGATGACTTTAATCTTGCAAAAAGAATAAAATTTAACGAGAAAAAGCTATTTTTGATTAAAGTTAACCCTAAAAAAGAAACGCTTAAACCTTAACTATTCATTTCATAACTGAGTAATTTTCTGAACGCTTCCATAAAAATTCATAATCTTTAGCAGTTAATACGCAAAATGTTTATACGGTTTTAAAAAGCTTAAATACATCAGGTTAATTTTAAAAAAGTATCAACGTAAACGCATTGAAAATGTAACCTTTTTAAAAACCGTGTTGGGCCGGTCGTCCAGCATGGTTAGGACATCCGCCTTACACGCGGAAGGTCGCCGGTTCAAGTCCGGCCCGGCCCACTCCCATTTGGGTTTGGAACCAAAAGATTTATAAATAAGTTTTACCACAACCCAGCTTATGCGCTCTAAGTATAGGGATTTGCTAGCGGATCCAGACGTAAATCGATGGTATAATAATGTAGCTAGAGGCTCTGAGGTTACTGCTGATGTTTATTTAAGACGGTTAGGGAGCTTTTGTGAAGCTTATAAGCTTACTCCAAAAGCTCTTCTCTTAATGAATGATGTTAACCTCTATAATCTTTTAATGGATTTTGTTTCCTCTAGGGAAAAGGAGTTTGCTGGAAGCTATATTCAATCGATTATAAAGGCTGTTAAGTCTTGGCTTTCTCATAATCATAGAGAGCTTAAAGGTAAAATTAAGATTAGGGGAGCTGAGGATACGCCTTCGCTTAAGGATGAAAGAGTTCCAAGCAAGGATGAGCTTAGAAAAATATTTTTTTCAGGTGATAAAAAAGCTAGGGTTGCATGTGTTTTAATAGCTCATAGCGGGTTAAGAATAGAAACTTTAGGTAATTATAGCGGAGACGATGGTCTTAGAATTAAGGATTTTCCAGAAATTGAAATTAAGAATGGCATAATAGAATTTAAAAAAATACCTACGATTGTTATTGTAAGGAAGGAGTTAAGTAAAGCTAGACATCAATATTTTACTTTTCTTAGCGAAGAAGGATGCGAGTATCTTAAGGATTATCTTGAGGAGAGGATTAGGGAAGGCGAAAAGTTAACGCTTGACTCGCCTGTTATTACGCCTAAATTAAGGATGAAGCCATTCATAAGGGCAATAAATATAGGTGATATAATAAGGATTGCGATAAGGAAAGCTGGTTTTCCATGGAGACCTTATGTGCTTAGAAGCTATTTTGATACTCAACTTATGCTTGCTGAATCTAAAGGCTTAGTTTTACGCGATTATAGGCAGTTTTGGATGGGACATAAAGGCGATATAGAAAACCGTTATACAACAAATAAGCAGAAGCTTCCTGAAAGCGTTATAGAAGATATGAGAGAAGCTTATAAACGGTCTCAGGAATACCTTCAAACAACAAGGGTTGAGGCTACAAGCGAGGAAAAGGTGAAAGAATCCTTTAGAAAGCAGTTGCTGTTGGTTGCTGGATTTAAGAAGGAGGAAATAGAGAAGATGGATTTGCTTAGCTTAAGCGATGAAGAG
Encoded here:
- a CDS encoding site-specific integrase — translated: MRSKYRDLLADPDVNRWYNNVARGSEVTADVYLRRLGSFCEAYKLTPKALLLMNDVNLYNLLMDFVSSREKEFAGSYIQSIIKAVKSWLSHNHRELKGKIKIRGAEDTPSLKDERVPSKDELRKIFFSGDKKARVACVLIAHSGLRIETLGNYSGDDGLRIKDFPEIEIKNGIIEFKKIPTIVIVRKELSKARHQYFTFLSEEGCEYLKDYLEERIREGEKLTLDSPVITPKLRMKPFIRAINIGDIIRIAIRKAGFPWRPYVLRSYFDTQLMLAESKGLVLRDYRQFWMGHKGDIENRYTTNKQKLPESVIEDMREAYKRSQEYLQTTRVEATSEEKVKESFRKQLLLVAGFKKEEIEKMDLLSLSDEEFQSMVRQKLLGTMINNGAKQKVVGINEVEAYLSQGWEFVASLPNNKAIMKIPF
- a CDS encoding ATP-binding protein, which encodes MKRYLVDKKEDIKKLKVLPRSISFRLTKNFIRSIVGPRRAGKTYSLYDLILNKEKIRDEDYLFINFEDEAINQLRREEIVKAISYHHEVYGKEPEFIFLDEVQSLKNWERFVYSIFEKKRYFIFVTGSSSRLLSKEIATQLRGRSLSTLILPFSFKEFLSYKKVEVKKIIPTTKENEVKNLLRIYLRDGGFPDLFFTNVERKNFFRDYIDLVIFRDIIERFKIKGSYLIKLMIANMLSSFSSEFSINKLFNTLKSQGIKISKKTLYSYASALEDVMFCFFLRKFSISPRKIMLSIPKIYFNDTGLITNTLISFEDNIGKLMENLVFLELKRREEMGEMSTPYYWRDYQGSEADFFISKPINQLIQVTYASNKDEIEKREFKSLIKASKELKCNNLLIITWDYEDEFKTQNKKIKCTPLWKWLLSIQ